In Candidatus Defluviilinea proxima, a single genomic region encodes these proteins:
- a CDS encoding O-antigen ligase family protein, translated as MTITAKFDELFPKLARILWGAVLFTMPVTSFRFFPFMGEGTYVRPLAFYPVALLLPLLLIQWMRGKLSLPKVGTLIPLLVFVLVTLAASVIGSVLDPLPLRGQDYFGRVIRAWATLVIGLSFFITAVWMNKDEDDLRFSVRWLLAGFVVDVLWSGVQSLAFYTPLLKKVTVTHWQRLFSMRELVKTNRVSGMAYEPAWLAGQIGTVYLPWLFASLLTRVRVTRFKWLEMILLGFALLLLLATYSRGGLLTAGVALVLTFLFTGRKELREIWAWFISGFRGGMGLLLRVGVIVIALGAMVGAGVFLSQKEYITRLFDTNAESVEDFIVQNSAGARGAYTFGALGAYEESPVTGVGLGASGFYIYDNLPDWAMTFVPEIARQLSPSNNLYPNPKNMYARLLAETGLVGFFVFFAFLFSILGDALIALKNGSAFMRFLGVMGLFSWIAILIYNATQDSFAIPNIWINFGILAGITAHALERENNPVP; from the coding sequence ATGACCATCACAGCAAAATTTGACGAACTCTTTCCAAAGTTGGCGCGCATTTTATGGGGCGCAGTTCTATTCACCATGCCGGTGACGAGCTTTCGCTTTTTCCCATTCATGGGTGAAGGGACGTATGTCCGACCACTGGCGTTTTACCCTGTTGCTTTATTATTGCCTTTGTTGTTGATCCAATGGATGCGCGGGAAACTCTCCTTGCCGAAAGTGGGGACGTTGATTCCGCTTCTCGTGTTCGTATTGGTCACTTTGGCCGCATCAGTGATCGGGTCCGTTCTTGACCCGTTGCCATTGCGTGGACAAGACTACTTCGGAAGAGTCATCCGCGCATGGGCAACGCTTGTGATCGGACTGTCCTTTTTCATTACGGCAGTTTGGATGAATAAGGATGAGGATGATCTGCGATTCTCCGTCCGTTGGTTGTTGGCAGGCTTTGTTGTGGATGTGTTGTGGAGCGGTGTGCAATCGCTCGCGTTCTATACGCCTTTACTCAAAAAAGTGACGGTGACCCATTGGCAACGCTTGTTCTCGATGCGTGAGTTGGTGAAGACCAATCGTGTTTCAGGGATGGCGTATGAACCTGCGTGGTTGGCGGGGCAGATCGGAACCGTGTATTTGCCCTGGTTGTTCGCGTCTCTTCTGACCCGTGTGCGGGTGACTCGTTTCAAATGGCTTGAGATGATCCTTTTGGGTTTTGCTCTGTTGCTTCTGCTCGCCACGTATTCGCGCGGCGGATTGTTGACTGCCGGGGTTGCATTGGTTCTCACTTTCCTTTTTACTGGGCGTAAAGAATTGCGTGAGATATGGGCTTGGTTCATCTCTGGGTTTCGCGGCGGCATGGGATTGTTGTTGCGCGTGGGTGTGATCGTGATCGCCCTCGGCGCAATGGTTGGCGCGGGAGTCTTTCTCAGCCAAAAAGAATATATTACGCGTTTGTTCGATACAAACGCCGAAAGTGTTGAAGATTTTATTGTCCAAAACTCAGCGGGCGCACGCGGAGCATATACCTTTGGGGCGTTGGGTGCATATGAAGAAAGCCCGGTTACTGGGGTGGGATTGGGTGCCAGCGGGTTTTATATTTACGACAACCTTCCCGATTGGGCCATGACTTTTGTGCCGGAGATCGCACGTCAACTCAGCCCTAGTAATAATCTGTATCCCAACCCAAAGAACATGTATGCACGTCTGCTGGCGGAGACCGGGTTGGTTGGTTTTTTTGTATTCTTTGCCTTTCTATTTTCAATACTTGGAGATGCGTTGATCGCCTTGAAGAACGGCTCCGCTTTCATGCGTTTCCTGGGTGTGATGGGCTTGTTCTCATGGATCGCTATTTTGATCTATAACGCCACACAGGATTCGTTTGCCATCCCCAACATCTGGATCAATTTTGGCATTCTGGCAGGTATTACGGCGCACGCGCTCGAGCGAGAAAATAACCCTGTTCCCTGA
- a CDS encoding sensor histidine kinase has protein sequence MRRFESPYVADWFASSLRWLLLVGMMLSLSIRGQVATKAFWVLVFMILWNLAMSALATLNFRMPYHRYIVVGVDLILSAIYFGAQSAHPSGASVWSGTIPILTGAIYFEMWGAFLMAGLFALWQGFTLRDTISSGFAFFISSGILFSLFVGLVGGLLGRFGMVRLRSSRQVRLDAEERRRRAETERLRAIYELSSTLTATLSYKRVLDSALDLGYNALHPNFDPDEPRDERLVSAVLLFKNDELTVGSARRFTNSDMRATLHGNDGILKRVLDEGEAVFTQDIGYDPELGRIIALRSCLSAYCFPLRSGFNVYGAMLYAHPDINYFTQERRDLLDIIGRQAVIAVQNASLYQDLVEEKERMIEVQEETRKKLARDLHDGPTQSVAAMAMRINLVRRMMAKSPKDAMEELQKIEDLALRTTKEIRHMLFTLRPLILESQGLTAALQAMAEKMRETFTQNVIINVDENVLENMEMGKQGVIFYIIEEAVNNARKHASAAHIWVRLRSFETEIALLEIEDDGAGFDVAAVHKSYDKRGSLGMVNLRERTELVTGLLNIDSSIGKGTRIQVYIPLSEEAADRLHHARR, from the coding sequence ATGCGCAGGTTTGAATCTCCTTACGTAGCCGATTGGTTCGCCTCATCGTTGCGCTGGCTCTTGCTGGTGGGCATGATGCTGTCCCTGTCGATCCGTGGACAGGTGGCAACAAAGGCGTTTTGGGTGTTAGTGTTCATGATCTTGTGGAACCTTGCGATGAGCGCACTCGCCACCCTAAATTTCCGTATGCCATATCATCGTTATATTGTTGTTGGTGTTGACCTCATACTCTCAGCAATTTATTTTGGAGCACAAAGTGCACACCCTAGCGGGGCATCTGTCTGGTCGGGGACAATTCCCATCTTAACCGGCGCGATCTATTTTGAAATGTGGGGAGCATTCCTCATGGCAGGTCTCTTCGCGCTTTGGCAGGGCTTTACTCTGCGCGACACGATCTCAAGCGGCTTTGCATTTTTTATTTCCAGTGGCATATTGTTTTCCTTGTTCGTTGGCCTTGTAGGCGGATTATTGGGACGTTTTGGAATGGTGCGATTGCGTTCTTCACGTCAGGTCCGTTTGGATGCGGAAGAACGCCGCCGCCGCGCAGAGACCGAACGCCTGCGAGCCATCTATGAACTTTCTTCCACGTTGACAGCGACTCTCAGTTACAAACGTGTGCTTGATTCTGCGCTTGACCTCGGATACAACGCCCTCCATCCAAACTTTGATCCTGATGAACCACGCGATGAACGGTTGGTGAGTGCTGTGTTGTTGTTCAAAAATGACGAACTGACCGTTGGTTCTGCGCGTCGCTTTACCAACTCAGATATGCGCGCTACTTTGCATGGGAACGATGGCATCCTCAAGAGGGTGTTGGATGAAGGGGAAGCGGTCTTCACACAGGATATCGGTTACGACCCCGAACTCGGACGCATCATTGCGTTGCGTTCGTGTTTATCCGCCTATTGTTTTCCGTTACGAAGTGGTTTTAATGTATATGGCGCAATGTTATATGCCCACCCCGACATAAATTATTTCACACAAGAACGACGTGACCTGCTTGATATCATCGGTCGCCAAGCGGTTATTGCAGTGCAGAATGCAAGTTTGTATCAAGATCTTGTAGAAGAGAAAGAACGCATGATCGAAGTGCAAGAAGAAACGCGCAAAAAATTAGCCCGCGACCTGCACGATGGCCCTACCCAATCTGTTGCGGCGATGGCGATGCGTATTAACCTTGTCCGCCGTATGATGGCGAAAAGCCCGAAAGACGCGATGGAAGAATTGCAGAAGATCGAGGATCTGGCTCTCCGTACCACGAAGGAGATTCGCCACATGCTATTTACATTGCGGCCGCTCATTCTTGAGTCACAGGGCTTGACCGCAGCGCTCCAGGCGATGGCCGAAAAGATGCGTGAGACCTTCACACAGAATGTAATCATCAATGTAGACGAGAATGTTCTCGAAAATATGGAAATGGGCAAACAAGGTGTGATCTTCTACATCATCGAAGAGGCCGTCAACAATGCCCGTAAACATGCCAGTGCAGCACATATTTGGGTACGTCTACGTTCCTTTGAGACAGAGATCGCACTATTAGAGATTGAAGATGATGGGGCGGGCTTCGACGTAGCGGCAGTCCATAAATCTTATGATAAGCGCGGAAGTCTTGGCATGGTCAACTTGCGCGAACGCACAGAACTGGTCACTGGGTTATTGAATATTGACTCTTCCATTGGCAAGGGGACGAGAATTCAAGTCTATATTCCGCTTTCTGAAGAAGCCGCAGATCGTCTGCACCATGCCCGACGATAG
- the rdgB gene encoding RdgB/HAM1 family non-canonical purine NTP pyrophosphatase translates to MNKLLIATNNQGKIKELQELLTDMDVELITPAQIGLDLDVIEDGLTYAENATKKAIAFAQASGLVSLADDSGLEVDSLNGEPGLYSARYGSINGNKLSDAERRKYLVSKLQGKSHPWTARFRAMIAIAKNDEVQLSEGICEGEIIPEERGTGGFGYDPIFLVPELGKTMAELSMEQKNRLSHRAKAVMNAKGILEKIFD, encoded by the coding sequence ATGAACAAACTTCTCATCGCTACTAATAATCAAGGCAAGATCAAAGAACTCCAAGAACTTCTCACAGACATGGATGTGGAACTTATCACCCCAGCTCAAATCGGTCTCGACCTCGATGTCATCGAAGATGGACTCACCTACGCTGAGAATGCAACAAAAAAAGCCATCGCCTTCGCCCAAGCCAGTGGCCTCGTTTCCCTTGCCGACGACTCTGGTCTCGAAGTAGATTCACTCAATGGCGAACCTGGCTTATATTCTGCACGCTATGGTTCTATCAATGGGAATAAGCTTTCAGATGCCGAACGTCGTAAATACTTGGTCAGTAAACTTCAAGGCAAATCCCATCCATGGACGGCCCGCTTCCGCGCTATGATCGCTATCGCAAAGAATGATGAAGTACAACTCAGTGAAGGCATCTGCGAAGGCGAGATCATCCCCGAAGAACGCGGCACAGGCGGGTTTGGCTATGATCCCATATTCTTAGTACCAGAGTTGGGGAAAACCATGGCTGAACTTTCCATGGAACAAAAAAACCGCCTAAGCCATCGAGCCAAGGCGGTGATGAATGCAAAGGGAATTCTGGAAAAAATCTTTGATTGA
- the queG gene encoding tRNA epoxyqueuosine(34) reductase QueG: MTPTKAPNIPNGLKELIKIKSKQLGFSLTGVTIPAHPTHYTTFESWLAQGHHGTMDYLANDRSRTRRANPYEILPECKSILVLATPYSPPSTKQHEIKIAAYAQGADYHDILPARMEELVQFIEEQVGGPVKNRYYTDTGPILERDLAQRAGIGWIGKNTCLINPKHGSYFFISEILLDIELESDLPFTTDHCGTCTRCIQACPTQCILPNRTLDATKCISYLTIELKDEIPVELRDKIGDWAFGCDICQMVCPWNRFAPEGDSVFQSKAPPQHLTEELLLTPQAFNQRFKQNPVKRTKRRGYLRNVAIVIGNTGTMHHLPVLQNALNDEEPMVREHAQWAINKISNKPS; encoded by the coding sequence ATGACCCCGACAAAAGCGCCAAACATCCCCAATGGCTTGAAAGAACTAATAAAGATAAAATCAAAACAGTTAGGGTTTTCCCTAACTGGCGTGACGATTCCTGCGCATCCCACACACTACACTACATTCGAAAGCTGGCTCGCACAAGGTCATCACGGCACTATGGATTACCTTGCTAATGATCGTTCCCGTACGCGTCGCGCAAACCCGTACGAAATTCTTCCTGAATGTAAATCGATTTTAGTGCTTGCCACCCCATACTCCCCTCCTTCAACAAAACAGCATGAAATCAAAATTGCTGCGTACGCACAAGGCGCAGATTATCACGACATCCTCCCCGCTCGAATGGAAGAACTTGTTCAATTTATCGAGGAGCAGGTTGGAGGTCCAGTAAAGAACCGTTATTACACAGATACTGGCCCGATTCTTGAACGCGATCTCGCCCAGCGTGCAGGCATCGGATGGATCGGCAAAAATACTTGTCTCATCAATCCCAAACACGGTTCATATTTTTTCATCTCCGAGATCCTGCTTGACATCGAACTTGAATCCGACTTGCCCTTCACCACCGACCACTGCGGCACATGCACACGTTGCATCCAAGCGTGCCCCACGCAATGTATTCTTCCAAACCGCACGCTTGACGCAACCAAATGTATTTCCTATCTCACCATTGAACTCAAGGATGAGATTCCCGTGGAACTGCGCGATAAGATCGGAGATTGGGCCTTCGGATGCGACATCTGCCAAATGGTCTGCCCATGGAATCGATTCGCACCCGAGGGCGACTCTGTCTTTCAATCGAAGGCCCCGCCTCAACATCTGACCGAGGAACTGTTGCTTACACCCCAAGCCTTTAATCAACGCTTCAAGCAGAATCCAGTCAAGCGAACAAAGCGACGTGGTTACCTGAGGAATGTTGCCATTGTCATCGGCAACACAGGGACTATGCACCACCTTCCTGTCCTACAAAATGCGCTCAACGACGAAGAGCCCATGGTAAGAGAACACGCCCAATGGGCAATAAATAAAATCTCAAACAAACCTTCATAA